The proteins below are encoded in one region of Apium graveolens cultivar Ventura chromosome 4, ASM990537v1, whole genome shotgun sequence:
- the LOC141719465 gene encoding uncharacterized protein LOC141719465, with protein sequence MRTLVPLFNYKPKKRLLIAVADEASLYCAIVLVALFLLAFVRQLDYSSNGDDSSKALIGDQEDCRQHHKRRVCDEIYVVEEGETLETISNKCRDSYIVERNPHIHDPDDVFPGLLIKIIPDSNSLD encoded by the coding sequence ATGAGAACATTAGTCCCATTATTCAATTATAAGCCCAAGAAAAGATTGTTAATAGCTGTTGCAGATGAAGCTTCATTGTACTGTGCTATTGTTCTAGTGGCCTTATTCTTGTTGGCCTTCGTTAGACAACTTGATTATAGTAGTAATGGTGATGACTCTTCTAAAGCATTGATCGGGGATCAAGAAGATTGTCGACAACACCATAAACGACGTGTTTGCGACGAAATATATGTGGTGGAAGAAGGAGAAACACTTGAAACAATAAGCAACAAGTGCAGGGATTCTTATATAGTTGAGAGGAATCCACATATTCATGACCCTGATGATGTTTTCCCTGGACTTCTTATCAAGATCATCCCTGACTCCAACTCCCTTGATTAG